A single region of the Streptomyces sp. NBC_01803 genome encodes:
- a CDS encoding serine/threonine-protein kinase → MAERTLSHGRYHLLDLIGRGGMGEVWRARDEALDRRVAVKCLKPLGTRQEEPFLRALRERFRREARMAAALQHRGITVVHDFGEADGVLYLVMELLDGRNLSQLLHERRPEPLSVAEIADIADQVAGALAYTHEQGIIHRDLKPANVMRLADGTVKICDFGIARLAQDIGLSAKLTSAGMAMGTPHYMSPEQIAGLAVDHRSDLYSLGCVLYEIATGAPPFDLGDPWAILVGHRDTPPEPPRARRSDLPEELEEFILALLAKDPADRPEDAAAHAHALAAAGHTGTLAVRVPAQRPAERLPEWTRGMRAGSRASGSWSLRLPPPDRSAGLTGQWTTGVHRAAVAQLPAERRGPAPEYLAVLASRHRAGLSLGRLGRWEEACDVHRSVAAERERALGTDHPDTLESRFEAAYALGRLGHWEEALDGYLRVAEARTRTLGSDHPATLDARYDAGVSLGRLGRPAEALALYTDLVTARTRAQGPEHPETLRARHGRGVSLGRLGRWEEALSEARDVWAARARLLGPDHADTLVSRREIAVALGWLDRWEAALDEHRQVRRARERALGPGHPDALSSRNDEAHCLEQLGRSLEAVELYRQVATLRDRPAAER, encoded by the coding sequence ATGGCCGAACGCACGCTCAGCCACGGCCGTTACCACCTGCTCGATCTCATCGGGCGCGGTGGCATGGGCGAAGTCTGGCGGGCCCGTGACGAGGCACTGGACCGGCGGGTCGCCGTCAAGTGCCTGAAGCCGCTGGGCACCCGGCAGGAGGAGCCGTTCCTGCGCGCGCTGCGCGAGCGCTTCCGGCGCGAGGCGCGGATGGCCGCCGCGCTCCAGCACCGGGGCATCACCGTGGTCCACGACTTCGGCGAGGCCGACGGCGTGCTCTACCTGGTGATGGAGCTGCTCGACGGCCGCAACCTCAGCCAGCTGCTGCACGAGCGCCGGCCCGAGCCGCTGTCCGTCGCGGAGATCGCGGACATCGCCGACCAGGTCGCGGGCGCCCTCGCCTACACCCACGAACAGGGCATCATCCACCGGGACCTGAAGCCGGCCAACGTCATGCGGCTGGCCGACGGCACCGTGAAGATCTGCGACTTCGGCATCGCCAGGCTCGCCCAGGACATCGGGCTGAGCGCCAAGCTCACCTCGGCGGGAATGGCGATGGGCACCCCGCACTACATGTCCCCCGAGCAGATCGCCGGGCTGGCCGTCGATCACCGCAGCGACCTGTACTCGCTGGGCTGCGTCCTGTACGAGATCGCCACCGGCGCCCCGCCGTTCGACCTCGGTGACCCCTGGGCCATCCTCGTCGGGCACCGCGACACCCCGCCCGAGCCGCCCCGCGCCCGCCGCTCCGATCTGCCGGAGGAGCTGGAGGAGTTCATCCTCGCGCTGCTCGCGAAAGACCCCGCCGACCGGCCCGAGGACGCCGCCGCCCACGCCCACGCCCTGGCCGCCGCCGGCCACACCGGCACCCTCGCCGTCCGCGTCCCGGCGCAGCGCCCGGCCGAGCGGCTGCCCGAGTGGACACGCGGGATGCGGGCCGGCTCCCGGGCCAGCGGCTCCTGGTCGCTGCGGCTGCCGCCCCCCGACCGGTCGGCCGGGCTGACCGGGCAGTGGACCACCGGCGTGCACCGGGCCGCCGTCGCCCAGCTCCCCGCCGAGCGCCGCGGCCCCGCGCCCGAATACCTGGCGGTGCTGGCCAGCCGGCACCGGGCCGGGCTCAGCCTCGGCCGCCTCGGCCGCTGGGAGGAGGCGTGCGACGTGCACCGCTCGGTCGCCGCCGAGCGGGAGCGGGCGCTCGGCACGGATCACCCGGACACGCTGGAGAGCCGCTTCGAGGCCGCCTACGCCCTGGGCCGGCTCGGCCACTGGGAGGAGGCCCTCGACGGCTATCTGCGTGTCGCCGAGGCCAGGACCCGCACGCTCGGCTCCGACCACCCGGCCACCCTCGACGCCCGGTACGACGCGGGCGTCAGCCTCGGTCGGCTGGGTCGGCCCGCCGAGGCCCTGGCGCTCTACACCGACCTGGTCACGGCCAGGACCCGCGCCCAGGGCCCCGAGCACCCCGAGACGCTCCGCGCCCGGCACGGCCGCGGCGTCAGCCTGGGCCGGCTCGGCCGCTGGGAGGAGGCGCTGTCCGAGGCCAGGGACGTCTGGGCCGCCCGCGCCCGGCTGCTCGGCCCCGACCACGCCGACACCCTGGTCAGCCGCCGCGAGATCGCCGTCGCGCTCGGCTGGCTGGACCGGTGGGAGGCCGCCCTGGACGAGCACCGCCAGGTGCGGCGGGCCCGGGAGCGGGCGCTGGGCCCCGGCCACCCGGACGCCCTGAGCAGCCGCAACGACGAGGCGCACTGCCTGGAGCAGCTCGGCCGTTCCCTGGAGGCCGTCGAGCTCTACCGCCAGGTGGCCACCCTGCGGGACCGTCCAGCGGCGGAGCGTTGA
- a CDS encoding phosphotransferase — MYPALTPVISRQRPRPGGQPGGTAVAGADERARRPLRSGPPPAAGRLDFSGARGDRLRAALTAVHEICPEFTPARVLRDAGHSVALLGTTGRRAAVAKRLLDPADGGAERFRREIAAHRGFVRCRPPVRVPGLIADDPHGRTLVTEFIPGRRAAGGRHPGSGTSPAEMRAALTAVCRLNEWRPPVGAFPDMLNYPALLARYHALGVLTDRDLSDLKTLLHGLSGRGRPGPPRQFCHGAATQANVLLSPTGPVLLGWDAAGWYLPGYDLATLWAAVGDAPLIRRQISQAAHATGVPGRDAFLVNLLLVLTREIRRCEDAVQRAMRVPGTPRATGSDRPGGALAYGERQRLRLRRLHDDWTLARRAVRTAVGTR, encoded by the coding sequence ATGTATCCAGCACTCACCCCCGTGATCAGCCGGCAGCGACCACGCCCGGGCGGCCAGCCCGGCGGCACGGCCGTCGCCGGCGCGGACGAGCGGGCCCGCCGCCCGCTCCGGAGCGGGCCGCCGCCCGCCGCGGGCCGGCTGGACTTCTCGGGCGCGCGGGGCGACCGGCTGCGCGCCGCGCTGACCGCCGTGCACGAGATCTGCCCGGAGTTCACCCCGGCGCGGGTGCTGCGGGACGCCGGTCACTCGGTGGCGCTCCTCGGCACCACCGGCCGGCGCGCGGCCGTGGCCAAGCGCCTGCTGGATCCGGCCGACGGCGGGGCGGAGCGGTTCCGCCGCGAAATAGCCGCACACCGCGGCTTCGTCCGGTGCCGCCCCCCGGTGCGGGTGCCCGGACTCATCGCCGACGACCCGCACGGCCGCACGCTGGTCACCGAGTTCATCCCGGGCCGCCGGGCGGCCGGGGGCCGGCATCCGGGATCCGGCACCTCGCCCGCCGAGATGCGGGCGGCGCTGACCGCCGTGTGCCGGCTCAACGAGTGGCGCCCACCCGTCGGCGCCTTCCCCGACATGCTGAACTACCCGGCGCTGCTGGCCCGCTACCACGCGCTGGGGGTGCTCACCGACCGGGACCTGAGCGATCTGAAGACACTGCTGCACGGGCTGTCCGGCCGGGGCCGGCCGGGGCCGCCCCGGCAGTTCTGCCACGGCGCGGCCACCCAGGCGAACGTGCTGCTGTCACCGACCGGCCCGGTACTGCTGGGCTGGGACGCGGCGGGCTGGTACCTGCCGGGGTACGACCTGGCCACGCTGTGGGCGGCGGTCGGCGACGCGCCGCTGATCCGGCGCCAGATCAGCCAGGCGGCGCACGCGACGGGCGTGCCGGGGCGGGACGCCTTCCTGGTCAATCTGCTGCTGGTGCTCACCCGGGAGATCCGCCGCTGCGAGGACGCGGTGCAGCGGGCGATGCGCGTCCCGGGCACGCCGCGCGCGACCGGGTCCGACCGGCCCGGCGGTGCGCTGGCGTACGGCGAGCGGCAGCGGTTGCGGCTGCGGCGGCTGCACGACGACTGGACGCTGGCCCGGCGGGCGGTCCGCACGGCGGTGGGGACCCGTTGA
- a CDS encoding DNA-binding protein NsdB, with translation MSRGPNTRLEDLFRLAGWSKGELARLVNRQAAAQGYPQLATDTSRVRRWIDVGETPRDPVPEVLATLFTERLGRVVTIEDLGLRRSGDAGTRPSVHGLPWAPRRTAAVLTEFTGMDLMLNRRGMVGAGVALAAGSALSDAMHDWLRAAPARDAASPHDPTSATDPAGFDRYEAAPVGAEEIEALEHSVEIFRAWDASRGGGLQRKAVVGQLNEVGGILAYRHPDAVQRRLWGVAADLSVLAGWMSHDIGLEPTAQKYFVIAAHAAREGGDRPRAGEALSRAARQMVHLGRPGDALDLMRLARSGTGEEALPRTRAMLCTVEAWARAALGQGQATRRLLGEAEELFVSDRNSAPTPGWMRMFDEADLYGMQALAYRTLAEHEPTAARPALRHAETALALRVDGRQRSRIFDEITLASASFIADDPERADQHARLALSAVGENSSHRTWDRLREMHRLTGRYAGVSRIDELRRELARSLPSLPATAGAQSA, from the coding sequence GTGAGCAGGGGACCCAACACCCGACTCGAGGACTTGTTCAGGCTCGCCGGCTGGTCCAAGGGGGAACTCGCCAGGCTGGTCAACCGCCAGGCGGCAGCCCAGGGCTATCCGCAGCTCGCCACGGACACCTCGCGGGTGCGGCGGTGGATCGACGTGGGCGAGACCCCGCGCGATCCGGTGCCCGAGGTGCTGGCGACCCTGTTCACCGAGCGGCTCGGCCGTGTCGTGACCATCGAGGACCTCGGGTTGCGCCGGTCAGGGGACGCGGGGACAAGACCGTCCGTGCACGGACTGCCTTGGGCGCCCCGGCGGACGGCCGCGGTCCTCACCGAATTCACGGGAATGGACCTCATGCTCAACCGACGCGGCATGGTGGGCGCGGGAGTCGCGCTCGCCGCGGGATCCGCACTCAGCGATGCCATGCACGACTGGCTCCGGGCCGCTCCGGCCCGCGACGCCGCTTCCCCCCACGACCCCACCTCGGCAACGGACCCGGCCGGCTTCGACCGGTACGAGGCCGCCCCCGTCGGCGCGGAGGAGATCGAGGCCCTGGAGCACTCGGTCGAGATCTTCCGCGCCTGGGACGCCTCCCGGGGCGGCGGACTTCAGCGCAAGGCCGTGGTCGGCCAGCTCAACGAGGTGGGCGGCATACTCGCCTACCGGCACCCGGACGCCGTGCAGCGCCGGCTGTGGGGCGTGGCCGCCGACCTCTCGGTGCTCGCCGGCTGGATGTCCCACGACATCGGGCTGGAGCCGACCGCCCAGAAGTACTTCGTGATCGCCGCGCACGCCGCTCGGGAGGGCGGTGACCGCCCCCGCGCGGGCGAGGCGCTGTCGCGCGCCGCCCGGCAGATGGTGCACCTGGGGCGGCCCGGTGACGCCCTCGACCTCATGCGGCTGGCCCGGTCGGGCACGGGCGAGGAGGCGCTGCCGCGCACCCGGGCCATGCTCTGCACCGTCGAGGCGTGGGCGCGCGCCGCGCTGGGCCAGGGACAGGCGACCCGGCGGCTGCTGGGCGAGGCGGAGGAGCTGTTCGTCTCCGACCGGAACAGCGCCCCGACGCCGGGCTGGATGCGGATGTTCGACGAGGCGGACCTGTACGGCATGCAGGCCCTCGCCTACCGCACCCTGGCCGAGCACGAGCCCACGGCGGCCCGCCCGGCGCTGCGCCACGCCGAGACGGCGCTGGCCCTGCGGGTGGACGGCCGGCAGCGTTCCCGGATCTTCGACGAGATCACGCTCGCCTCCGCGAGTTTCATCGCCGACGACCCGGAACGCGCCGACCAGCACGCCCGCCTGGCCCTGTCCGCCGTCGGGGAGAACTCCTCGCACCGCACCTGGGACCGGCTGCGCGAGATGCACCGTCTCACCGGCCGCTACGCGGGCGTGTCCCGGATCGACGAGCTCCGCCGGGAGCTGGCCCGGTCCCTGCCGTCCCTTCCGGCCACGGCCGGAGCACAGTCGGCCTGA
- a CDS encoding PP2C family protein-serine/threonine phosphatase — protein MPDRAVSGTTMLSSQNPEHPTNDVPPGATLDDLIARTRRLRDDLDAIRLGESADGAGHRIRSAVWELATHRLDDFRDQLDQLRAAPGGEGRARLGQRIGSAEWNLLTDGVVWSEELFSIFGRPTQEGPLTLDQLPSFLPPEDQPALTAAVTGCLVDGRPMDCEFRITRPDGSERTVQMAGEPVLDDHGGTVAMWAVIRDVSEVRRSGTASARPGPEADRADEELRRRRRVARAGRGLAIELEDSALAPWLGSHEPGRPEGRPGSLELAARYLPAREGAPMSGKWYDALELPDGGRMLSVGDLSGRGPAAAAGTATALGAIRGIALTGAEPGALLGHLNQLLDRGAHPVLASALCCRYEPAGRLLTWAQAGHPAPLLCRDGVGWALPRPAGTLLGAITDAAYEARADRLEPGDVLVLHTDGLFSDIPPDGRGGHGGDRRLIDLAPRLISAAGALEALRVVIDECGETGREDDACVLVARVRP, from the coding sequence ATGCCCGACCGCGCCGTATCGGGGACCACCATGCTCTCCTCCCAGAACCCTGAACACCCCACGAATGACGTTCCCCCGGGGGCGACCCTCGACGACCTGATCGCGCGGACCCGCCGGCTGCGCGACGATCTCGACGCCATCCGGCTCGGCGAGTCCGCGGACGGCGCCGGACACAGGATACGGAGCGCGGTGTGGGAGCTCGCCACCCACCGCCTGGACGACTTCCGCGACCAGCTCGACCAGCTCCGGGCCGCGCCCGGCGGCGAGGGCCGGGCCCGGCTGGGCCAACGGATCGGCAGCGCCGAGTGGAACCTGCTGACGGACGGCGTCGTGTGGTCCGAGGAGCTGTTCTCGATCTTCGGCAGGCCCACGCAGGAGGGCCCGCTCACCCTCGACCAGCTCCCGTCGTTCCTGCCGCCGGAGGACCAGCCCGCGCTGACCGCCGCGGTCACCGGGTGCCTGGTCGACGGGCGGCCCATGGACTGCGAGTTCCGCATCACCCGGCCTGACGGCTCGGAGCGCACGGTGCAGATGGCCGGTGAGCCGGTGCTCGACGACCACGGCGGAACGGTCGCGATGTGGGCCGTGATCCGCGACGTGAGCGAGGTGCGGCGCAGCGGGACGGCGTCGGCGCGGCCCGGCCCGGAGGCGGACCGCGCCGACGAGGAGCTGCGGCGCCGGCGCCGCGTCGCGCGGGCCGGGCGCGGGCTGGCGATCGAGCTGGAGGACTCGGCGCTCGCGCCGTGGCTCGGCTCGCACGAGCCGGGCCGGCCGGAGGGCCGGCCGGGCTCGCTGGAGCTCGCGGCCCGCTACCTGCCCGCGCGGGAGGGGGCCCCGATGAGCGGGAAGTGGTACGACGCGCTGGAACTGCCGGACGGCGGCCGGATGCTGTCCGTGGGCGACCTGTCCGGCCGCGGCCCCGCCGCGGCGGCGGGCACGGCGACGGCGCTGGGTGCCATCCGCGGCATCGCACTGACCGGCGCCGAGCCGGGAGCGCTGCTCGGCCACCTCAATCAGCTCCTGGACCGGGGCGCGCACCCGGTGTTGGCCAGCGCCCTGTGCTGCCGTTACGAGCCGGCCGGCCGCCTGCTGACGTGGGCGCAGGCCGGCCACCCGGCGCCGCTGCTGTGCCGCGACGGTGTGGGCTGGGCCCTGCCGCGCCCGGCCGGCACGCTGCTGGGCGCCATCACGGACGCCGCCTACGAGGCGCGCGCCGACCGGCTGGAGCCGGGCGACGTACTGGTCCTCCACACGGATGGGCTGTTTTCGGACATCCCGCCGGACGGCAGGGGCGGCCACGGCGGCGACCGGCGCCTGATCGACCTCGCCCCCCGCCTGATCTCGGCGGCCGGCGCGCTCGAAGCGCTGCGCGTGGTGATCGACGAGTGCGGCGAAACGGGCCGGGAGGACGACGCCTGCGTGCTGGTGGCCCGCGTACGGCCCTGA
- a CDS encoding HEAT repeat domain-containing protein, with product MFASPTETDIAPSGSLLGLLQRGRGDGWLHALAAPRAAAVAALDHCVLHDPRRDWQLEHRSLYYARLYAELGAGLDAIEGHLFHPDDAIRPEEERTGLALSVLGHLTSYGHPAAPRLLRRYAAEGANWRWALDELAVRDDDGALRALGPRILARFPHTEEGDTALTAAVRDSFEPRPWRLWAEDPARPEQRARLERALEDGDFDRWQRQLRSPGPQPGWSVRAVLDWARDGYEQTPRQWREASAARCLGAVAGPQDRPELLAAAADGQPAARAAALRHLAERGDPEAFPLIRDAAASRDPDVARAAATAFSRMRGHAALAQARRWADREDELGARAAAMLAERGEARDAPRVLAALLRVVRAHGSDAKELRPLVEGAGRLALTTAAPVLRHIYRETASSHLRGHAARALAATDPSFGSGFAIECLWDCQEDTREVAARFATVLDTRVVERLRRLATDPAEEAGVQTAVRGRLARRAAG from the coding sequence ATGTTCGCCAGCCCTACCGAAACAGACATAGCGCCCAGCGGGAGCCTCCTCGGGCTCCTCCAGCGGGGGCGCGGCGACGGCTGGCTGCACGCCCTGGCGGCTCCCAGGGCGGCGGCCGTCGCCGCACTGGACCACTGCGTGCTGCACGATCCCCGCCGGGACTGGCAGCTCGAACACCGCTCGCTCTACTACGCCAGGCTCTACGCCGAGCTCGGCGCCGGGCTCGACGCGATCGAGGGCCATCTCTTCCACCCCGACGACGCGATCCGCCCCGAGGAGGAGCGCACCGGCCTCGCCCTGTCCGTGCTCGGCCACCTCACCTCCTACGGGCACCCCGCGGCGCCGCGCCTGCTGCGCCGGTACGCCGCCGAGGGCGCCAACTGGCGCTGGGCGCTCGACGAACTCGCCGTCCGGGACGACGACGGCGCGCTCCGCGCTCTGGGACCGCGCATTCTGGCCAGGTTCCCGCACACCGAGGAAGGCGACACGGCGCTGACCGCCGCCGTCCGTGACTCCTTCGAGCCGCGCCCCTGGCGGCTGTGGGCCGAGGACCCGGCCCGCCCCGAGCAGCGCGCCCGGCTGGAACGCGCCCTGGAGGACGGCGACTTCGACCGCTGGCAGCGCCAGCTCCGCTCGCCGGGCCCGCAACCCGGCTGGAGCGTGCGGGCCGTCCTGGACTGGGCGCGCGACGGCTACGAGCAGACGCCGCGGCAGTGGCGCGAGGCGTCCGCCGCCCGGTGCCTGGGCGCCGTGGCCGGTCCCCAGGACCGCCCCGAGCTGCTCGCCGCCGCCGCGGACGGACAGCCGGCGGCCCGCGCCGCCGCCCTGCGCCATCTCGCCGAGCGCGGCGACCCGGAGGCGTTCCCGCTGATCCGGGACGCCGCCGCCAGCCGGGATCCGGACGTGGCCCGCGCCGCGGCGACCGCGTTCTCCCGGATGCGCGGCCACGCCGCGCTCGCGCAGGCCAGACGCTGGGCCGACCGCGAGGACGAGCTGGGCGCGCGCGCCGCCGCCATGCTCGCCGAGCGTGGCGAGGCCCGCGACGCGCCCCGGGTGCTCGCGGCCCTGCTGCGCGTGGTGCGGGCGCACGGCAGCGACGCCAAGGAGCTGCGCCCGCTGGTCGAGGGCGCGGGCCGGCTCGCCCTCACCACCGCCGCGCCCGTCCTGCGCCACATCTACCGCGAGACCGCCTCCTCCCACCTGCGCGGTCACGCCGCCCGCGCCCTGGCCGCCACCGACCCGTCCTTCGGGTCCGGCTTCGCCATCGAGTGCCTGTGGGACTGCCAGGAGGACACCCGCGAGGTCGCCGCCCGGTTCGCCACCGTGCTCGACACCCGCGTGGTGGAACGGCTGCGCCGCCTCGCCACCGACCCGGCCGAGGAGGCGGGGGTCCAGACCGCGGTCCGGGGCAGGCTGGCCAGGCGCGCCGCGGGCTGA
- a CDS encoding glycosyltransferase family 4 protein, whose amino-acid sequence MRIVLITESYPPDVNGVAHCALQTAAHLTRRGHHPLVVAPAPAPGVRVPHDLASAGGGVDGGAPVVHIPSLPLPGYPQVRVALPSRKLAAAVAGHRPDIIHLASPFVLGARGAALAVRSGVPAVAVYQTDLAGYARTYLGAGELAAWRRIRAVHAAADLTLAPSSASLRALEEHGVPRVRLWPRGVDTRRFRPGLRDDALRGELAPGGELLVGYVGRLAPEKHIELLAGAAALPGVRLVVVGDGPSQTALRAALPRARFLGRRTGDDLARVYASLDVFAHTGPFETFCQTVQEAQASGVATIAPAVGGPLDLVEHGRTGLLVPPRDQAALRDAVRVLRDDPALRAALARAGRAAVEDRTWEAVGDQLLDHYARVRQERAVAVR is encoded by the coding sequence CTGCGAATCGTCCTCATCACCGAGTCCTATCCCCCCGACGTCAACGGCGTCGCCCACTGCGCCCTCCAGACCGCCGCCCACCTGACGCGGCGCGGCCACCACCCGCTGGTCGTCGCCCCCGCCCCCGCTCCGGGCGTCCGCGTTCCCCACGACCTCGCGTCGGCCGGCGGCGGAGTCGACGGCGGGGCTCCGGTCGTGCACATCCCCTCGCTGCCGCTGCCCGGATATCCCCAGGTCCGGGTCGCGCTCCCCAGCCGCAAGCTCGCCGCCGCCGTCGCCGGGCACCGGCCCGACATCATCCACCTCGCCAGCCCGTTCGTGCTGGGCGCGCGCGGCGCCGCTCTCGCCGTGCGCTCCGGGGTGCCGGCCGTCGCCGTGTACCAGACGGACCTGGCGGGATACGCGCGCACGTACCTCGGCGCCGGTGAGCTGGCCGCCTGGCGCCGCATCCGCGCCGTGCACGCCGCCGCCGACCTGACCCTCGCCCCCTCCAGCGCGTCGCTGCGCGCCCTGGAGGAGCACGGCGTGCCCCGGGTGCGGCTGTGGCCGCGCGGCGTGGACACCCGGCGGTTCCGGCCGGGGCTGCGGGACGACGCGCTGCGCGGCGAACTGGCGCCGGGCGGTGAGCTGCTCGTCGGCTACGTCGGCCGGCTGGCCCCCGAGAAGCACATCGAACTCCTCGCCGGCGCCGCCGCCCTGCCCGGCGTCCGGCTCGTCGTGGTCGGCGACGGACCCAGCCAGACCGCGCTGCGCGCCGCGCTGCCCCGGGCCCGCTTCCTGGGCCGTCGCACCGGGGACGACCTGGCGCGGGTCTACGCCTCCCTGGACGTCTTCGCGCACACCGGCCCGTTCGAGACGTTCTGCCAGACCGTGCAGGAGGCGCAGGCCAGCGGCGTGGCCACGATCGCCCCCGCCGTCGGCGGGCCGCTGGACCTGGTCGAGCACGGCCGCACCGGACTGCTCGTCCCGCCGCGCGACCAGGCCGCCCTGCGGGACGCCGTCAGGGTCCTGCGCGACGACCCCGCGCTGCGCGCCGCGCTCGCCCGCGCGGGGCGGGCCGCCGTCGAGGACCGCACCTGGGAGGCGGTGGGGGACCAGCTCCTGGACCACTACGCCCGGGTCCGGCAGGAACGGGCGGTGGCGGTCCGGTGA
- a CDS encoding glycosyltransferase gives MSATVGEGLRIVRLANFVTPASGGLRTALRELGAGYLAAGHEPVLIVPGETESDTRTTQGRVITLPGRTLPGTGGYRVLTDRRRLAGLLAALGPDRLEVSDRTTLRWTGEWARRHRVPAVMVSHESVDGVLATWGVPQGLCRRAADRLNLRTAHAYTRVVCTTEWAAREFQRVGARNVVRAPLGVDLRRCRPGLRDPELRGRLGGDARVLLAMCSRLSPEKRPGLALDTLAELLRRGVDAALVIAGQGPLGGRLRERARHDGLPVLFAGHVGDPADLAVLQATADIVLAPGPAETFGLAAMEALACGTPVVASARSAVPALLGAAGTAADGSGAAFADGVQRLLARPEDARRAAARARAERFPWSVAVDAFLTALDAAPVAGGATGARTVPAPGERPGAGRGTGRAADGGER, from the coding sequence GTGAGCGCGACCGTCGGCGAGGGACTGCGGATCGTTCGCCTCGCCAACTTCGTCACGCCCGCCTCCGGCGGGCTCCGTACCGCGCTGCGCGAGCTGGGCGCCGGCTATCTGGCGGCCGGGCACGAGCCGGTGCTGATCGTGCCTGGGGAGACCGAGAGCGACACCCGCACCACGCAGGGCCGGGTGATCACGCTGCCCGGCCGCACGCTGCCCGGCACCGGCGGTTACCGGGTGCTGACCGACCGGCGGCGGCTGGCCGGGCTGCTCGCCGCGCTCGGCCCCGACCGGCTGGAGGTCTCCGACCGGACCACGCTGCGCTGGACGGGGGAGTGGGCCCGGCGTCACCGCGTCCCGGCCGTGATGGTCTCGCACGAGAGCGTGGACGGCGTGCTGGCCACCTGGGGCGTGCCGCAGGGCCTGTGCCGCCGCGCCGCCGACCGGCTCAACCTCCGCACCGCGCATGCCTACACCCGGGTGGTGTGCACCACGGAGTGGGCGGCCCGCGAGTTCCAGCGGGTCGGGGCGCGCAATGTCGTCCGCGCGCCGCTCGGCGTGGACCTGCGCCGCTGCCGCCCCGGGCTGCGCGACCCGGAGCTGCGCGGGCGGCTGGGCGGCGACGCCCGGGTGCTACTCGCCATGTGCTCGCGGCTCTCCCCGGAGAAGCGCCCCGGCCTCGCCCTCGACACGCTGGCCGAGCTGCTGCGGCGCGGCGTGGACGCCGCCCTGGTGATCGCGGGCCAGGGCCCGCTGGGCGGACGGCTGCGCGAGCGGGCGCGGCACGACGGGCTGCCCGTCCTGTTCGCCGGGCATGTGGGAGATCCGGCCGACCTGGCCGTTCTCCAGGCCACCGCCGACATCGTGCTGGCCCCCGGGCCGGCGGAGACGTTCGGGCTGGCGGCCATGGAGGCGCTGGCCTGTGGCACGCCGGTGGTGGCCAGCGCCCGGTCCGCCGTGCCGGCGCTGCTCGGCGCGGCGGGCACCGCCGCGGACGGCTCCGGCGCGGCGTTCGCCGACGGCGTGCAGCGGCTGCTCGCCCGTCCCGAGGACGCCCGCCGGGCCGCGGCGCGGGCGCGGGCCGAGCGATTCCCGTGGAGCGTGGCCGTCGACGCGTTCCTCACCGCCCTGGACGCCGCCCCGGTCGCGGGCGGCGCCACGGGGGCCAGGACCGTCCCGGCACCGGGGGAACGTCCCGGCGCCGGCCGGGGCACGGGCCGCGCGGCCGACGGCGGGGAGCGATGA
- a CDS encoding SGNH/GDSL hydrolase family protein, whose protein sequence is MTARPPVRFAALGDSLTEGLGDALPGGRWRGFAPLLATGLGPPVRPVSLVNLARSGARTADAAGGQLAAARALRPRYASVIVGGNDTLRGAFDIADAARDLDTVIGALTADGAVVLTACLPDPGRMLPLPRALARPLARRMRALNDVVHHLSWRHGAVHAHLADHPFVADRAAWSVDRLHPSELGHRLLAREFHAGLAARGLAAGPPPSATPDRPPPRRSAGAWWLATRGTRWVAARSTDLLPGLLRLAAAEARHRLAGTEEALDRAARHATHEALTALTEPTALTEPTALTALTEPTAPAPPRPPSPPAPHRTGSAARGAATEPV, encoded by the coding sequence ATGACCGCCCGGCCGCCGGTCCGCTTCGCCGCGCTCGGGGACTCCCTCACCGAGGGACTGGGCGACGCCCTGCCCGGCGGCCGGTGGCGGGGCTTCGCCCCGCTGCTCGCCACCGGGCTCGGCCCGCCCGTCCGGCCGGTGAGCCTGGTCAACCTCGCCCGCAGCGGCGCCCGCACCGCCGACGCGGCCGGTGGGCAGCTCGCGGCGGCGCGGGCGCTGCGGCCCCGGTACGCCTCGGTCATCGTCGGCGGCAACGACACGCTGCGCGGCGCGTTCGACATCGCGGACGCCGCCCGTGACCTCGACACCGTCATCGGCGCCCTGACGGCCGACGGCGCGGTGGTGCTCACCGCCTGCCTGCCCGACCCGGGGCGCATGCTGCCGCTCCCGCGCGCCCTCGCCCGCCCGCTCGCGCGACGCATGCGGGCGCTCAACGACGTGGTGCACCACCTGTCGTGGCGCCACGGCGCGGTGCACGCGCATCTCGCGGACCACCCGTTCGTCGCTGACCGGGCCGCGTGGAGCGTGGACCGGCTGCACCCGAGCGAGCTCGGACACCGCCTGCTGGCCCGGGAGTTCCACGCCGGGCTGGCCGCGCGCGGCCTCGCCGCGGGCCCGCCGCCGTCCGCGACCCCCGACCGGCCGCCGCCCCGGCGCAGCGCGGGCGCCTGGTGGTTGGCGACGCGGGGCACGCGCTGGGTCGCCGCCCGCTCCACCGATCTCCTGCCCGGGCTGCTGAGGCTGGCCGCCGCCGAGGCCCGGCACAGGCTGGCCGGCACCGAGGAAGCGCTGGACCGGGCCGCCCGGCACGCCACCCATGAGGCCCTGACCGCCCTGACCGAACCGACCGCCCTGACCGAACCGACCGCCCTGACCGCACTGACCGAACCGACCGCCCCGGCCCCGCCGCGCCCCCCGTCGCCACCCGCGCCGCACCGCACCGGATCGGCGGCGCGCGGCGCCGCGACCGAGCCCGTCTGA